A window of Streptomyces sp. NBC_01224 genomic DNA:
ACTTCCTCGAAGGGAAGGTCCCGGCGGACGGCAAGACCTGCTCGTGACACGGGACGTGTGCATGCCGAAGGGGCCGGTCCGCAGTGCGCGGACCGGCCCCTTCGGCATGCTGAGCGTTTAGTACACCGGCTTCTCGGGCTCGATCTGGTTGACCCAGCCGATCACGCCGCCGCCCACGTGCACCGCGTCGGCGAAGCCCGCCGACTTGAGAACTGCGAGGACCTCGGCGCTGCGGACACCGGTCTTGCAGTGCAGGACGATGCGCTTGTCCTGCGGGAGGTCCTGGAGGGCGTTGCCCATCAGGAACTCGTTCTTCGGGATCAGCCGGGCGCCGGGGATCGAGACGATCTCGAACTCGTTCGGCTCACGGACGTCGATGATCTCGATCTTCTCGTCCGCGTCGATCCACTCCTTGAGCTGCTTGGGAGTGATCGTGGAGCCGAGCGCCGCCTCCTGGGCCTCCTCGGACACGACGCCGCAGAAGGCCTCGTAGTCGATGAGCTCGGTGACGGTCGGGTTCTCGCCGCAGACCGCGCAGTCGGGGTCCTTGCGGACCTTGACCTGGCGGTACTGCATCTCCAGGGCGTCGTAGATCATCAGTCGGCCGACCAGCGGGTCGCCGATACCGGCGAGCAGCTTGATGGCCTCCGTGACCTGGATGGAGCCGACCGAGGCGCAGAGAACCCCGAGCACGCCGCCCTCGGCGCAGGAGGGGACCATGCCCGGCGGGGGCGGCTCCGGGTAGAGGCAGCGGTAGCAGGGGCCGTGCTCGGACCAGAAGACGGACGCCTGGCCGTCGAACCGGTAGATCGAGCCCCAGATGTACGGCTTGTTCAGCAGTACGGCTGCGTCGTTGACCAGATAGCGGGTGGCGAAGTTGTCCGTGCCGTCCACGATCAGGTCGTACTGGGCGAAGATGTCCATCACGTTGTCGGCTTCGAGCCGCTCCTCGTGAAGGACCACATTCACGTACGGGTTGATGCCCAGCACCGAGTCCTTGGCGGACTCGGCCTTGGAGCGACCGATGTCGGCCTGGCTGTGGATGATCTGGCGCTGCAGGTTCGACTCGTCGACCTCGTCGAACTCCACGATGCCGAGCGTGCCGACACCGGCGGCGGCCAGGTACATCAGGGCCGGCGAACCGAGACCGCCGGCGCCGACACAGAGCACCTTTGCGTTCTTCAGCCGCTTCTGTCCGTCCATCCCGACATCCGGGATGATCAGGTGGCGGGAGTACCTGCGGACCTCGTCGACGGTGAGCTCAGCAGCTGGCTCGACCAGGGGTGGCAGCGACACAGGAACCTCAACAATGCAGGTGGTCGGTTTCTACGTACTTCATCTACGTACGGTTGTTCACCCGTAACACTGCCACGCCCCTCCTCATTCCGAGATACCAGGTCCGATCCGCGAGACGATTTCGTCCCAGTACCTGGGCAGCGCCGCGAACGGGTCCATTTGTCCGTGCCGGCTGTCCCGGTCCGTGAAGAAGATCGTGCCCGCGCCCTGCCAGCGGGCGATGCGCATGGCCTCTTCGAGGTGGGTACGCGGAACGCCGTGGACGAAGTGCGCGAACCTCTCCGGCGGATAGGCGGCGGTCCACTCCGCCACCTGCGACCAGCGGTAGTCGGTCCACGGTCCGCAGAAGGTGACCAGCTGGTCGGCGGCCTCGGCATAGCCCGGATGCGGATGGGTGCCCAGGCCCAGCACCAGCAGCCCGTGCTCCTCCCCGTAGTCGCCGTGCTCGAGAAGCGTGGCGAGTGTGCTGGTGAGACGGCGCACCGCCGCGAGGTCGGCACGCCCGGCCGGGCATCGGCCGAGATAGAAGCCGTCGACGCGGTACCAGTCGAGGAAGGACTGCGCGTCGCTGATCAGCTCCCCGAAAGAGCGGCTGCCGAAGGCCAGATCGAGGTGGCCGAGCAGCCGGCCGCCCGCCGCCCGGATGGAGTCCTGCGGGACCTCGCCGTGCACGGCCCGCTCCCGCGCGTTGCGGAGCCGGCCCGCGGCCTCCAGACAGTGCGGGTCGGGGCGGGCGCCGGGGCCGTTGTCGATGTTGAGGACCGCCCAGTGCAGCGGGGTGCCGGGGCGGGCGAGCTCGGCCCATTCGGTGGGGGCGAGCAGCGGATGCGCGTAACCGGGGACGCCGAAGCCGAGTTGTTCGGCCCCGCTGGTCCGGCGGGCGGTCTCGGTGGAGGTCAGATACGGCACGCCGCCTCCATCCAGATGTCGGCGAGGGACTCCTCCAGATTGATCCGGGGGCGCCAGCCGAGCCGGTCCCTGGCGGTGCGGACGTCGGCCTGCTGCCAGGCACCGCAGCCGTCCGGGTACGGGGAGGGGGTCGCCGAGAGATGCTCGATGACCGACTCGGTGGAGGTGCGCGGGGCGCCGATGGGCAGCCGGGGCGGGGGCGCGTCGAGTTCGTGGAGTGCGCCCGCGTATCCGGCGACCCTGGCAAGGACGGCGGCCGCGTCCCGGAGCCGCACGGCGCGGCCGGTGCCGATGTTGACGACGCCCTGCGCGGCGGAGAGAGAGGCGGCGTGCACGGCGCGCGCGACATCGCGTACGTCGACGAAGTCGCGCTGCACTCCGAGGCCGCTGAGCTTCAGCTCGCCGTCGCCGGACTGCATGGCCCGGCGCATCGCCTCGGCGAGCCTGCCGAGCGGGGAACCGGCCGGGGTGCCGGGGCCGACCGGGGAGAAGACCCGCAGTACGACCGCGTCGAGGCCGGAGCCGAGGACGAGTTCGGTGGCTGCGAGCTTGCTGA
This region includes:
- the moeZ gene encoding adenylyltransferase/sulfurtransferase MoeZ, with the protein product MSLPPLVEPAAELTVDEVRRYSRHLIIPDVGMDGQKRLKNAKVLCVGAGGLGSPALMYLAAAGVGTLGIVEFDEVDESNLQRQIIHSQADIGRSKAESAKDSVLGINPYVNVVLHEERLEADNVMDIFAQYDLIVDGTDNFATRYLVNDAAVLLNKPYIWGSIYRFDGQASVFWSEHGPCYRCLYPEPPPPGMVPSCAEGGVLGVLCASVGSIQVTEAIKLLAGIGDPLVGRLMIYDALEMQYRQVKVRKDPDCAVCGENPTVTELIDYEAFCGVVSEEAQEAALGSTITPKQLKEWIDADEKIEIIDVREPNEFEIVSIPGARLIPKNEFLMGNALQDLPQDKRIVLHCKTGVRSAEVLAVLKSAGFADAVHVGGGVIGWVNQIEPEKPVY
- a CDS encoding spherulation-specific family 4 protein: MPYLTSTETARRTSGAEQLGFGVPGYAHPLLAPTEWAELARPGTPLHWAVLNIDNGPGARPDPHCLEAAGRLRNARERAVHGEVPQDSIRAAGGRLLGHLDLAFGSRSFGELISDAQSFLDWYRVDGFYLGRCPAGRADLAAVRRLTSTLATLLEHGDYGEEHGLLVLGLGTHPHPGYAEAADQLVTFCGPWTDYRWSQVAEWTAAYPPERFAHFVHGVPRTHLEEAMRIARWQGAGTIFFTDRDSRHGQMDPFAALPRYWDEIVSRIGPGISE
- a CDS encoding NAD-dependent epimerase/dehydratase family protein, translated to MRVLLLGANGFLGRFVADRLLADPAVHLTALGRGDDADVRFDLAGGSPGALTRFLDAVHPGVVVNCAGATRGGARDLTRHNTVAVATVCEAMRRSGCTARLVQVGCSSEYGPSQPGSSTAEDAIPRPGGPYGVSKLAATELVLGSGLDAVVLRVFSPVGPGTPAGSPLGRLAEAMRRAMQSGDGELKLSGLGVQRDFVDVRDVARAVHAASLSAAQGVVNIGTGRAVRLRDAAAVLARVAGYAGALHELDAPPPRLPIGAPRTSTESVIEHLSATPSPYPDGCGAWQQADVRTARDRLGWRPRINLEESLADIWMEAACRI